In Pygocentrus nattereri isolate fPygNat1 chromosome 26, fPygNat1.pri, whole genome shotgun sequence, one genomic interval encodes:
- the zgc:66479 gene encoding glutamic acid-rich protein isoform X1: MARRKGKGSNKQDDALLLLEPPAGQTRGLNEYVLPSALFLIILIGGLALAWFCSQQQQAIDDLSETLTTIQTRVAKLQQQLGTGSAQLASVGGFEERLLALEEAYTKAQRQAEVALAASEQIKSKDLQSKVWALQTEMNTKSAELQQNTISIASLNAIVKNKSDEFEAVKQSVSTIMSANSELVVSISGLTNTLSVTESRLDEHISVVDGLMSQLEGQKKEITEMKESFTSNQEALAMNSQDLINIKELLEVEQIKTAQAVEDKLKSLYRSLEDHQTSTESLHTHLTAQLEAVQTQVQDLKEKVSFVPGSQEEEGQAEEQEDTADSKEQETKEHTEEESTEEQGAGEDEVAEEQRGREKKGDAEEHRVHEKKKRTAEQKAKEEEAVSEGKEAREMEQVIEEQGETAKKELVEEPETRQQEELSEEQGTAEEVTEEHVAGEEDISAEEAEAGEHEELPEEEGITAEEVVPEEHRALPEEVEISKRQVKKHVAKKIQTSEESETTTNQTEETDLDKAEDKQTKETVETEDIQIPLAEATKEESIEEEQIEGPVAEEIQTLPEEIDLDVKEDKETFAEEQQEENFVVESQTLSNDEENGTDEQESEADTSDSDGATNETEESVVGASEEQERDESQAETEHQLAEELPEESAEE; encoded by the exons ATGGCGAGGCGCAAAGGAAAGGGCAGCAACAAACAGGACGACGCGCTCTTACTGCTGGAGCCTCCGGCCGGACAGACGCGTGGACTCAACGAATATGTCCTCCCAAGTGCTTTGTTTCTCATCATCCTTATTGGGGGGTTGGCACTGGCCTGGTTCTGTAGTCAGCAGCAGCAGGCCATTGATGACCTGTCCGAAACCCTCACGACCATCCAGACAAGAGTCGCCAAGTTACAGCAGCAGCTCGGGACTGGAAGCGCTCAG CTTGCCAGCGTAGGAGGTTTTGAGGAACGTCTGCTGGCTCTGGAAGAAGCCTACACCAAGGCCCAGAGACAGGCTGAAGTAGCCCTGGCCGCTTCTGAACAAATCAAGTCCAAAGACCTTCAGAGCAAAGTATGGGCTCTGCAGACTGAGATGAACACCAAATCAGCCGAGCTCCAGCAGAATACCATCTCCATCGCGTCTCTGAATGCCATCGTCAAGAACAAGAGTGATGAGTTTGAGGCTGTGAAGCAGAGTGTCAGCACCATCATGAGTGCTAATTCAGAGCTAGTTGTTAGCATTTCTGGCCTCACCAATACACTTTCGGTCACAGAGTCACGTCTGGATGAGCACATCTCTGTTGTTGATGGTCTGATGTCTCAGCTGGAGGGCCAAAAGAAGGAAATTACTGAAATGAAggagtcattcacaagcaaccAGGAAGCCCTGGCTATGAACTCACAGGATTTGATTAATATCAA AGAGCTGCTGGAAGTGGAGCAAATTAAAACGGCTCAAGCAGTAGAGGACAAGCTGAAGTCTCTGTACAGGAGTCTGGAGGACCATCAGACCAGCACAGAGAGCCTTCATACCCACCTCACTGCCCAGCTAGAGGCCGTACAGACCCAGGTGCAGGACTTAAAAGAGAAAGTATCT tttgtgCCTGGATCTCAGGAAGAGGAGGGTCAGGCTGAGGAACAGGAAGACACTGCTGATAGCAAAGAGCAAGAAACCAAGGAACATACAGAAGAAGAGTCTACAGAGGAACAAGGAGCCGGTGAAGACGAAGTTGCTGAGGaacaaagaggaagagaaaagaaaggagatgctgaggagcatagagtccatgagaagaaaaaaaggactGCAGAGCAAAAAGCAAAAGAGGAGGAAGCAGTTTCTGAGGGAAAAGAAGCAAGAGAAATGGAACAAGTAATTGAGGAACAAGGAGAAACAGCAAAGAAAGAACTTGTTGAGGAACCAGAAACAAGACAGCAGGAAGAATTATCTGAGGAACAAGGAACAGCAGAAGAAGTAACTGAAGAACATGTAGCAGGAGAGGAGGACATATCTGctgaagaagcagaagcaggaGAGCATGAGGAGTTACCAGAGGAGGAAGGAATAACAGCAGAAGAAGTAGTTCCTGAGGAACACCGAGCTCTTCCAGAGGAAGTTGAAATAAGCAAGCGACAAGTAAAGAAGCATGTAGCAAAGAAGATTCAGACTTCAGAAGAATCAGAGACCACCACAAATCAAACAGAGGAGACAGACTTGGACAAAGCAGAAGATAAGCAAACCAAAGAGACTGTTGAGACAGAAGATATCCAGATTCCTTTAGCGGAGGCCACAAAAGAGGAGAGCATTGAGGAGGAGCAAATAGAGGGGCCCGTTGCGGAGGAAATTCAGACTCTTCCAGAGGAGATTGATCTAGATGTGAAAGAAGACAAGGAGACTTTTGCTGAGGAGCAACAAGAGGAGAACTTTGTGGTGGAGAGCCAGACACTTTCAAATGACGAGGAGAATGGCACTGATGAGCAAGAATCAGAGGCAGATACTTCAGATTCAGACGGTGCCACAAATGAGACAGAGGAGAGTGTTGTAGGAGCCTCAGAAGAGCAGGAGCGAGATGAATCTCAGGCTGAAACTGAGCATCAGCTAGCAGAGGAGCTTCCAGAAGAGTCTGCTGAAGAATAG
- the zgc:66479 gene encoding glutamic acid-rich protein isoform X2, with product MARRKGKGSNKQDDALLLLEPPAGQTRGLNEYVLPSALFLIILIGGLALAWFCSQQQQAIDDLSETLTTIQTRVAKLQQQLGTGSAQLASVGGFEERLLALEEAYTKAQRQAEVALAASEQIKSKDLQSKVWALQTEMNTKSAELQQNTISIASLNAIVKNKSDEFEAVKQSVSTIMSANSELVVSISGLTNTLSVTESRLDEHISVVDGLMSQLEGQKKEITEMKESFTSNQEALAMNSQDLINIKELLEVEQIKTAQAVEDKLKSLYRSLEDHQTSTESLHTHLTAQLEAVQTQFVPGSQEEEGQAEEQEDTADSKEQETKEHTEEESTEEQGAGEDEVAEEQRGREKKGDAEEHRVHEKKKRTAEQKAKEEEAVSEGKEAREMEQVIEEQGETAKKELVEEPETRQQEELSEEQGTAEEVTEEHVAGEEDISAEEAEAGEHEELPEEEGITAEEVVPEEHRALPEEVEISKRQVKKHVAKKIQTSEESETTTNQTEETDLDKAEDKQTKETVETEDIQIPLAEATKEESIEEEQIEGPVAEEIQTLPEEIDLDVKEDKETFAEEQQEENFVVESQTLSNDEENGTDEQESEADTSDSDGATNETEESVVGASEEQERDESQAETEHQLAEELPEESAEE from the exons ATGGCGAGGCGCAAAGGAAAGGGCAGCAACAAACAGGACGACGCGCTCTTACTGCTGGAGCCTCCGGCCGGACAGACGCGTGGACTCAACGAATATGTCCTCCCAAGTGCTTTGTTTCTCATCATCCTTATTGGGGGGTTGGCACTGGCCTGGTTCTGTAGTCAGCAGCAGCAGGCCATTGATGACCTGTCCGAAACCCTCACGACCATCCAGACAAGAGTCGCCAAGTTACAGCAGCAGCTCGGGACTGGAAGCGCTCAG CTTGCCAGCGTAGGAGGTTTTGAGGAACGTCTGCTGGCTCTGGAAGAAGCCTACACCAAGGCCCAGAGACAGGCTGAAGTAGCCCTGGCCGCTTCTGAACAAATCAAGTCCAAAGACCTTCAGAGCAAAGTATGGGCTCTGCAGACTGAGATGAACACCAAATCAGCCGAGCTCCAGCAGAATACCATCTCCATCGCGTCTCTGAATGCCATCGTCAAGAACAAGAGTGATGAGTTTGAGGCTGTGAAGCAGAGTGTCAGCACCATCATGAGTGCTAATTCAGAGCTAGTTGTTAGCATTTCTGGCCTCACCAATACACTTTCGGTCACAGAGTCACGTCTGGATGAGCACATCTCTGTTGTTGATGGTCTGATGTCTCAGCTGGAGGGCCAAAAGAAGGAAATTACTGAAATGAAggagtcattcacaagcaaccAGGAAGCCCTGGCTATGAACTCACAGGATTTGATTAATATCAA AGAGCTGCTGGAAGTGGAGCAAATTAAAACGGCTCAAGCAGTAGAGGACAAGCTGAAGTCTCTGTACAGGAGTCTGGAGGACCATCAGACCAGCACAGAGAGCCTTCATACCCACCTCACTGCCCAGCTAGAGGCCGTACAGACCCAG tttgtgCCTGGATCTCAGGAAGAGGAGGGTCAGGCTGAGGAACAGGAAGACACTGCTGATAGCAAAGAGCAAGAAACCAAGGAACATACAGAAGAAGAGTCTACAGAGGAACAAGGAGCCGGTGAAGACGAAGTTGCTGAGGaacaaagaggaagagaaaagaaaggagatgctgaggagcatagagtccatgagaagaaaaaaaggactGCAGAGCAAAAAGCAAAAGAGGAGGAAGCAGTTTCTGAGGGAAAAGAAGCAAGAGAAATGGAACAAGTAATTGAGGAACAAGGAGAAACAGCAAAGAAAGAACTTGTTGAGGAACCAGAAACAAGACAGCAGGAAGAATTATCTGAGGAACAAGGAACAGCAGAAGAAGTAACTGAAGAACATGTAGCAGGAGAGGAGGACATATCTGctgaagaagcagaagcaggaGAGCATGAGGAGTTACCAGAGGAGGAAGGAATAACAGCAGAAGAAGTAGTTCCTGAGGAACACCGAGCTCTTCCAGAGGAAGTTGAAATAAGCAAGCGACAAGTAAAGAAGCATGTAGCAAAGAAGATTCAGACTTCAGAAGAATCAGAGACCACCACAAATCAAACAGAGGAGACAGACTTGGACAAAGCAGAAGATAAGCAAACCAAAGAGACTGTTGAGACAGAAGATATCCAGATTCCTTTAGCGGAGGCCACAAAAGAGGAGAGCATTGAGGAGGAGCAAATAGAGGGGCCCGTTGCGGAGGAAATTCAGACTCTTCCAGAGGAGATTGATCTAGATGTGAAAGAAGACAAGGAGACTTTTGCTGAGGAGCAACAAGAGGAGAACTTTGTGGTGGAGAGCCAGACACTTTCAAATGACGAGGAGAATGGCACTGATGAGCAAGAATCAGAGGCAGATACTTCAGATTCAGACGGTGCCACAAATGAGACAGAGGAGAGTGTTGTAGGAGCCTCAGAAGAGCAGGAGCGAGATGAATCTCAGGCTGAAACTGAGCATCAGCTAGCAGAGGAGCTTCCAGAAGAGTCTGCTGAAGAATAG
- the LOC108427572 gene encoding immunoglobulin-like and fibronectin type III domain-containing protein 1, translating into MSAGRDTTGQGEDDLPPGAVAIKKRSRVPGVMITQYVENLPPGKTTPDFTRKPTAMTAQEGKKAFFKAVVTGEPAPTVTWARNKGETSDPEKYKTRYDEKTGEYILEVLNVTVDHADTYKCFATNPFGRAVSTATLNVIEVGFKKKKPGAQNDPEDFRKMLKKTVIVKKRKEKPKKEGEIDPKFWEVLLSAQKKDYERICREFGITNYRWMLKKLNSMKKEQEEEQAKVVENVENLKQIEVKTSGNAEFEIDMKVKDPNSKVFLYKDGEMLDYGDGTDKSSKHNMKKAGDKYTFSVNNVGPEDAGLYQVDVDDVNIFSTGLEIPDVEFDGMLKDVKVIEGQDATFECVLSGPVTKITWCANDASVEAGDKYNITVSEDMLTHRLVVKNCQPEDKGIYTAIAGIKLSKASLNVKDDPNARGKGQSGVDDANSVAEEQARLQKERDEATRRGQAKKDAALAGGSSLRDGFGGDGISEDRSRRTGEGDGDGSGRDGLGKDGLGKGGAGDGSRKDGLGKGVSASDGTGKGGLAANESGKDGLGGDGRGGAGTSGDGSGGAGTGDAKHKKRIRDGPLVPDTITEPGVHFLSGLSDSTANIGESAELTCKLSSKDCVGIWYKDGKKLESIDGITIVKDGATHRLIIKNCKEENTGTYKFEADGRKSEAMLRIEDPPKINADALGKFSEPIIIKAGENAIFKLPFSGKEPMKVQWFKDEEELLHGPNAKIESSSTHSRLFLTKCQRKDTGEVKIKIKNEFAAIEATSKLIVLDKPAPPQGPVEVVESSLSAIEFKWRPPKDDGGCPVTNYYLERQQLGRNTWTKIGDIPGQPTYRDTDIDRGRKYSYRIRAKNSEGISGLMETDDIAAGTLAFPGQPACPKVVSAFKDCINLSWLTPSNTGGGSIIGYNVEKRKKGSNLWSQVNPPDEPIREKKYAVKDVMEGGEYEFRVVAINTCGPGEPSGPSDCVFARDPQKPPGKVKDLKVTDSSYTTLCLAWTKPKAMNGEEDEAKGYFVEIRPTDQLEWNRCNVSAVVQTSFTVVGLKALAAYWVRVIATNEGGEGLPRGFDNYVIAMPPPVKPKFTDRKMKSFIVVKAGNTVRVNIRFEASPLPDITWLKDGVPVAKHVTITNSDKGSQLLIPSSEHSDTGIYTIVVKNMVGQDTFNVEIRVTDEPMPPGPVQLVQNVEGTVTLMWTPSPDEKRDDRLHYMVLKRDSVKRTWRTVADHLFNHKFTAVNIMQGREYNFRVFAKNDMGLSEPSESPVWGTIKKKGKFVVNLPEPKILDFRSAPKFIVPLKLHAAPKGYECYMSCAVSGDPTPHVTWYRNNVSLNTNTNYYITNTCGVCSMLILMVGPKDTGEYRVVAENPLGKAECSTQLTVRE; encoded by the exons GTAAGAAGGCCTTCTTTAAAGCAGTAGTGACAGGAGAACCAGCACCCACTGTAACTTGGGCACGCAACAAAGGAGAAACTTCTGACCCTGAGAAATATAAGACACGATATGATGAAAAGACTGGAGAATATATTTTAGAG GTCCTAAATGTGACTGTAGACCATGCAGACACATACAAATGCTTTGCTACAAATCCATTTGGAAGAGCCGTTTCTACAGCTACGCTGAACGTTATCGAGG TTGGATTCAAGAAGAAGAAGCCTG GTGCACAGAATGACCCTGAAGACTTCAGAAAGATGCTGAAGAAAACTGT AATTGtgaagaagaggaaagaaaaaccgaagaaagagggagagattgacCCAAAGTTCTGGGAGGTGTTGCTGAGTGCCCAGAAGAAGGACTACGAGCGAATCTGTCGTGAATTTGGAATCACTAATTATCGCTGGATGTTGAAGAAACTTAACAGTATGAAGAAGgaacaagaagaagaacaagCAAAG GttgttgaaaatgttgaaaACCTGAAACAAATTGAGGTGAAAACAAGTGGAAACGCTGAATTTGAAATTGACATGAAGGTCAAGGATCCCAACAGCAAAGTTTTTCTCTACAAG GATGGTGAAATGCTTGACTATGGTGATGGCACTGATAAGTCTTCCAAACACAATATGAAGAAAGCTGGTGATAAATATACATTCAGCGTCAATAATGTTGGTCCAGAGGATGCTGGCTTATATCAGGTGGATGTTGACGATGTCAACATCTTCTCAACTGGTCTTGAAA TTCCTGATGTGGAATTTGATGGCATGTTGAAAGACGTTAAGGTCATTGAAGGACAGGATGCTACATTTGAGTGTGTCTTATCTGGTCCTGTGACAAAAATCACATGGTGTGCAAACGATGCCTCTGTTGAGGCTGGTgataaatataacatcacagtgTCAGAGGACATGCTCACTCACAGATTAGTAGTGAAGAACTGCCAACCAGAAGACAAGGGCATCTACACAGCCATCGCTGGCATTAAGTTAAGCAAAGCCTCCCTGAATGTTAAAG ATGATCCAAATGCCCGTGGGAAAGGCCAGAGTGGTGTGGATGATGCTAACAGCGTGGCTGAAGAACAGGCCAGGCTGCAGAAGGAAAGAGATGAGGCAACCAGAAGGGGCCAAGCTAAAAAGGACGCTGCTTTGGCTGGTGGATCTAGTTTAAGAGATGGGTTTGGAGGAGATGGAATCAGTGAAGACAGAAGTAGGCGGACTGGAGAAGGAGATGGAGATGGTTCAGGAAGAGATGGATTAGGAAAAGATGGTTTAGGAAAAGGAGGAGCGGGAGATGGTTCCAGAAAAGATGGCTTAGGAAAAGGTGTATCAGCAAGTGACGGAACAGGGAAAGGAGGATTAGCAGCAAATGAGTCAGGAAAAGATGGTTTGGGAGGAGATGGAAGAGGTGGAGCAGGAACAAGTGGAGACGGGTCAGGTGGTGCTGGGACAGGAGATGCTAAGCATAAGAAGCGCATCAGAGATGGCCCACTGGTCCCTGACACTATAACAG AACCTGGAGTCCACTTTCTCAGTGGATTATCAGACTCCACTGCCAATATTGGAGAGTCTGCAGAATTGACCTGTAAGCTTAGCAGTAAGGACTGTGTTGGAATTTGGTACAAAGATGGTAAAAAG CTGGAATCTATAGATGGCATTACTATTGTAAAAGATGGAGCCACTCATAGACTAATCATAAAGAACTGTAAGGAGGAAAATACAGGCACATATAAATTTGAAGCCGATGGACGTAAATCAGAGGCAATGTTGCGCATTGAAG ATCCACCAAAAATCAATGCAGATGCCTTGGGTAAATTCTCAGAACCTATCATTATAAAAGCTGGTGAAAATGCTATTTTCAAGCTTCCATTCTCGGGTAAAGAACCAATGAAAGTGCAGTGGTTCAAAGATGAAGAGGAGCTTTTACATGGACCCAATGCCAAGATAGAGAGTTCCTCAACTCACAGTCGGCTATTTCTCACCAAGTGCCAGCGTAAAGacactggagaagtcaaaatTAAAATCAAGAATGAATTTGCCGCCATAGAGGCAACATCAAAACTCATTGTCCTCG ACAAACCCGCTCCACCGCAAGGGCCTGTAGAAGTGGTGGAGAGTTCATTGTCTGCTATCGAGTTTAAATGGAGGCCACCAAAAGATGATGGTGGGTGTCCTGTGACCAATTACTACCTGGAGCGCCAGCAGCTGGGGCGTAACACCTGGACTAAAATTGGAGACATCCCTGGACAGCCAAcctacagagatacagacataGACCGTGGCAGGAAGTACTCTTACAGGATCAGGGCCAAGAACTCAGAAGGCATAAGTGGCTTGATGGAAACTGATGACATCGCAGCTGGCACACTGG CCTTCCCTGGCCAGCCTGCTTGTCCAAAGGTGGTCAGCGCCTTCAAGGACTGCATTAATCTCTCATGGCTCACACCCTCAAATACAGGAGGAGGCAGTATTATAGGCTACAATGTGGAGAAACGCAAGAAGGGCAGCAATCTGTGGAGTCAAGTGAATCCTCCAGATGAACCAATCAGAG AGAAAAAGTATGCAGTGAAAGATGTAATGGAGGGAGGTGAGTATGAATTCAGAGTGGTTGCGATCAACACATGCGGTCCCGGAGAACCAAGTGGCCCCTCTGACTGTGTGTTCGCCAGAGACCCTCAGA AGCCTCCTGGGAAGGTCAAAGATCTCAAAGTAACTGACTCTAGTTACACCACACTGTGTCTGGCTTGGACCAAACCAAAAGCAATGAACGGAGAGGAAGATGAAGCAAAAGGCTACTTTGTGGAAATCAGACCCACAGACCAGCTGGAGTGGAACCGCTGTAATGTCAGCGCTGTCGTCCAGACGTCCTTCACTGTGGTAGGTTTGAAGGCTTTAGCTGCGTACTGGGTGAGGGTGATCGCCACCAATGAGGGAGGAGAGGGACTTCCACGAGGGTTTGATAACTACGTCATTGCCATGCCTCCACCTG TAAAACCGAAATTCACTGACCGTAAGATGAAAAGTTTCATTGTTGTGAAGGCTGGAAACACAGTGCGGGTTAACATACGCTTTGAG GCTTCTCCTTTGCCAGACATCACTTGGCTAAAAGATGGTGTGCCTGTGGCCAAACATGTAACAATTACGAATTCTGATAAAGGTTCTCAGCTGTTGATTCCATCATCTGAACACTCTGATACCGGCATCTACACCATTGTTGTGAAGAATATGGTGGGTCAGGACACCTTCAATGTTGAAATCAGAGTTACAG ATGAGCCCATGCCTCCAGGTCCAGTGCAACTTGTGCAGAATGTGGAGGGCACAGTGACTCTCATGTGGACTCCGTCTCCTGATGAGAAACGAGATGACCGGCTCCACTATATGGTGTTGAAGCGGGACTCTGTCAAGCGTACCTGGCGGACAGTAGCAGACCACCTCTTCAACCATAAATTTACTGCTGTTAACATCATGCAGGGGAGAGAGTATAACTTCCGTGTGTTTGCTAAGAATGATATGGGGCTCTCTGAACCATCTGAGTCTCCAGTGTGGGGAACTATCAAAAAGAAAG GGAAATTTGTAGTAAACCTGCCAGAGCCAAAGATCCTGGACTTCCGGTCAGCCCCAAAGTTTATTGTCCCTCTGAAACTACATGCAGCTCCAAAGGGCTATGAGTGCTACATGAGCTGTGCTGTGAGTGGTGACCCTACACCCCACGTCACCTGGTACCGCAACAACGTCAGCCTCAACACAAACACCAACTACTACATCACCAACACATGTGGTGTCTGTTCCATGCTCATCCTGATGGTGGGGCCCAAGGACACAGGAGAATACAGAGTTGTGGCAGAGAACCCACTGGGCAAGGCTGAGTGTTCCACCCAGCTCACAGTCAGAG AGTAG